A genome region from Nitrospira sp. includes the following:
- the pabA gene encoding aminodeoxychorismate/anthranilate synthase component II encodes MLLMIDNYDSFTYNLVQYFGELGEDVVVYRNDKISIQEIEALKPRRLVISPGPCTPNEAGISVEAIRYFGGKLPLLGVCLGHQSLAVAFGGEVIRAERLMHGKTSMVRHDGRTIFRNLPNPFEATRYHSLIVNRKNLPDCFEISAETAEGEIMGMRHKTLGIEGVQFHPESILTTAGKELLRNFLKL; translated from the coding sequence ATGTTGTTGATGATCGACAATTACGACTCCTTCACCTACAACCTCGTGCAATATTTCGGCGAGTTGGGGGAAGATGTGGTCGTCTACCGGAACGACAAGATTTCCATCCAGGAGATCGAGGCGTTGAAGCCGCGCCGGCTGGTCATTTCGCCCGGCCCTTGCACGCCGAACGAGGCAGGTATATCGGTGGAGGCGATTCGATATTTTGGGGGCAAATTGCCGTTGCTGGGCGTCTGTCTCGGACACCAATCGTTGGCGGTCGCGTTCGGTGGCGAAGTGATTCGTGCCGAGCGTCTGATGCATGGCAAGACCTCTATGGTGCGCCACGATGGTCGCACCATTTTCCGCAACCTTCCGAACCCGTTTGAGGCCACCCGCTATCATTCGCTCATTGTGAACCGCAAGAATCTCCCGGACTGTTTCGAGATTAGCGCCGAGACGGCTGAAGGGGAGATTATGGGAATGCGGCATAAGACGTTGGGCATCGAGGGGGTGCAATTCCATCCGGAGTCGATCCTCACCACCGCGGGCAAGGAGCTGCTCAGGAATTTCTTGAAACTCTAG
- a CDS encoding MoxR family ATPase: MSSTQPAAPRTLAIEGITLHLAQPMTMGQEWIGNREVLKQLLACWLVIDERDLPLSPRITGQPGIGKTTLAMAGARERKQDLYVFQCTADTRPEDLLITPVLAESGTISYHASPLTTAVLTGSICVLDEGNRMNEKSWASLASLLDHRRCVESIIAGILIRAHADFRCCVTMNEDASTYEVPDYILSRLQPTLGMGFPAREDELAILRYHLPFAPAEMLAMTVEFLQEAHQLSLEYSVRDGIHLLQYALKRRAQDPAHPLSADAAWRESLIKVLGDEALDLPTQSRRRKRALGDQALPQGLGDFFFESDDPLHPGR; this comes from the coding sequence ATGTCATCCACACAACCAGCCGCTCCCCGAACACTCGCCATCGAGGGCATCACGCTCCACCTCGCTCAGCCCATGACGATGGGCCAGGAATGGATCGGGAACCGGGAGGTGTTGAAACAGCTGCTGGCCTGCTGGCTGGTGATCGACGAGCGTGACCTGCCGCTGTCTCCCCGCATCACCGGTCAGCCGGGGATCGGCAAGACCACCCTGGCGATGGCGGGGGCCCGCGAACGCAAGCAGGATCTCTATGTGTTTCAGTGCACCGCCGATACCCGCCCGGAAGACCTGCTGATCACGCCTGTCCTGGCGGAATCCGGCACCATCAGTTACCACGCCTCACCGCTGACTACCGCGGTGCTCACGGGCAGCATCTGCGTGCTGGACGAGGGCAACCGCATGAATGAAAAAAGCTGGGCCTCTCTTGCCTCGCTCCTGGATCACCGGCGCTGCGTGGAATCCATCATCGCGGGCATTTTGATCCGGGCCCATGCCGATTTCCGCTGCTGCGTGACCATGAACGAAGATGCGTCCACCTACGAGGTGCCCGACTATATCCTGTCGCGCTTGCAACCGACATTGGGCATGGGCTTCCCCGCGCGCGAAGACGAGCTGGCGATTCTTCGGTACCATTTGCCCTTTGCCCCGGCGGAGATGCTGGCCATGACCGTCGAATTTCTCCAGGAAGCCCACCAGCTCAGCCTAGAATATTCCGTGCGCGACGGCATCCATCTGCTGCAGTATGCACTGAAGCGTCGTGCGCAGGACCCGGCGCACCCGCTGTCGGCCGATGCCGCCTGGCGGGAATCACTGATCAAAGTCCTGGGCGACGAAGCACTCGACCTGCCGACTCAGTCACGCCGACGCAAGCGTGCCTTGGGCGACCAGGCCCTGCCGCAAGGCCTCGGCGATTTCTTTTTCGAAAGCGACGACCCCCTACATCCCGGCCGATAA
- a CDS encoding LysM peptidoglycan-binding domain-containing protein, giving the protein MMSERNGRMRRAVVVPIGLLVLTGLNLSGCVMSEKYEAEKARSLNFQRLLAQEEKRSAELDSEVKRSKRELGDYEARNRELGAQVEAVRQQAAQIQEEAQAMKEASLLEKRAHEDMKRLTTIPSKSKKAVSALKKDFTTAVDDVASDLGLEPAKEAAKDTFGHEQTAADALGAAAAPAAGTTHTVRSGETLYRIGLKYHVGADQLRKWNNLENNTVVVGQKLIVSRP; this is encoded by the coding sequence ATGATGAGTGAGCGAAACGGACGGATGAGACGCGCAGTGGTAGTTCCCATCGGTCTGCTTGTATTGACCGGCTTGAATCTGAGCGGGTGCGTGATGTCGGAGAAGTATGAAGCCGAGAAAGCGCGCAGCCTGAACTTCCAGCGACTTCTGGCGCAGGAAGAGAAACGAAGCGCCGAATTAGACAGTGAAGTCAAACGAAGCAAGCGCGAGCTGGGTGACTATGAGGCGCGGAATCGCGAACTCGGCGCGCAGGTGGAAGCGGTGCGTCAGCAGGCGGCTCAGATTCAGGAAGAGGCGCAGGCGATGAAGGAAGCGAGCCTGCTGGAGAAGCGGGCGCATGAAGACATGAAGCGCCTGACGACGATTCCGTCCAAGAGCAAGAAGGCCGTGTCGGCGTTGAAGAAGGACTTTACGACCGCCGTCGATGATGTGGCGTCGGACTTGGGGCTGGAGCCCGCGAAGGAAGCGGCCAAGGATACATTCGGTCACGAGCAGACGGCAGCGGATGCGCTCGGTGCGGCAGCAGCGCCCGCAGCCGGCACCACCCACACCGTGCGTTCCGGTGAAACGTTGTATCGTATCGGGCTGAAGTACCATGTCGGTGCGGATCAATTGCGGAAGTGGAACAATCTAGAGAATAACACGGTCGTAGTCGGGCAGAAGTTGATTGTCAGCCGGCCTTAG
- the trpE gene encoding anthranilate synthase component I: MSRQQYSLTLDEFRALAAEGNLIPLYREILADYETPVSAFAKIDHGPTAYLLESVAGGENWARYSFLGSGSSAVVREEKGDLVLTRGKKNLRIQSRGNPLERLRELMEAYRPVTVPGLPRFVGGAVGYFSYDMVRTFEELPALRRDSLGMPDFAFLLTDTLLIFDNVSQKIKVVANAYLESTKERDIRDAYRHATARIEKMIARLKRPLRQPRQKRRRKPITFTSNMNKADFEKMVTRTKEYIRSGDIVQAVLSQRWETQIHTTPFQLYRALRVINPSPYMYYLRVAGVELVGSSPETLVRCEDGQISLRPIAGTRRRGQTPEEDQELGRRLLADEKERAEHVMLVDLGRNDVGRVAARGSVKVESLMQVERYSHVMHIVSQVTGQLEKGKSVYDVMRACFPAGTVSGAPKIRAMEIIEELEPTRRGPYAGAVGYFGFSGNMDMCINIRTVVIKGRQAYIQAGAGIVADSNPEHEYEETCNKARAMMKAIELAEQGLE, encoded by the coding sequence ATGAGTAGACAGCAATACTCTCTCACCCTGGATGAGTTTCGAGCCCTGGCGGCGGAAGGCAATTTGATTCCGCTCTATCGGGAGATTTTGGCGGACTATGAGACGCCTGTGTCGGCGTTTGCCAAGATCGACCATGGGCCGACGGCCTATCTGCTGGAGAGTGTGGCCGGCGGTGAAAATTGGGCACGGTATTCGTTCTTGGGCAGCGGCTCCTCGGCCGTGGTTCGTGAAGAGAAGGGCGATCTGGTGTTGACCCGCGGGAAGAAGAATCTACGGATTCAGAGCCGCGGCAACCCGTTGGAGCGGCTGCGGGAATTGATGGAAGCGTATCGCCCGGTGACGGTGCCCGGCCTGCCCCGGTTCGTCGGCGGCGCGGTCGGCTACTTCAGCTACGATATGGTGCGGACGTTCGAGGAGCTGCCGGCGCTGCGTCGAGACAGTCTCGGAATGCCGGACTTCGCTTTTCTGCTGACCGATACACTGCTGATCTTCGACAACGTGTCGCAGAAAATCAAAGTCGTCGCGAACGCCTATCTGGAATCGACCAAGGAACGGGATATCCGTGACGCCTATCGTCATGCGACGGCGCGGATCGAAAAGATGATCGCGCGGTTGAAGCGGCCGCTGCGGCAACCACGCCAGAAGCGCCGCCGGAAGCCGATTACCTTCACTTCCAACATGAACAAGGCCGATTTCGAGAAGATGGTCACGCGGACCAAGGAGTACATCCGTTCGGGCGATATCGTGCAAGCGGTCCTGTCGCAGCGCTGGGAAACACAGATCCATACGACGCCATTTCAGCTCTATCGTGCCCTCCGGGTCATCAATCCCTCGCCCTACATGTATTATCTGCGTGTGGCCGGCGTGGAGTTGGTGGGATCCTCGCCGGAAACGCTGGTGCGGTGTGAAGATGGGCAGATCTCGTTGCGTCCCATTGCCGGCACGCGTCGTCGCGGGCAGACGCCGGAAGAAGATCAAGAACTCGGACGACGTCTGCTGGCGGATGAAAAAGAACGGGCGGAACATGTGATGCTGGTGGATCTGGGCCGGAACGACGTGGGACGAGTGGCGGCGCGCGGTTCGGTGAAAGTCGAGTCGCTGATGCAGGTCGAACGGTATTCTCACGTCATGCATATCGTGTCGCAGGTGACGGGCCAATTGGAAAAGGGCAAATCGGTGTACGACGTCATGCGGGCCTGCTTTCCGGCGGGGACCGTGTCGGGGGCGCCGAAGATTCGCGCGATGGAAATTATCGAGGAGTTGGAACCGACGCGCCGTGGTCCCTATGCGGGCGCTGTGGGGTATTTCGGTTTCTCCGGCAATATGGACATGTGTATCAACATCCGGACCGTCGTCATCAAGGGGAGGCAGGCCTATATTCAAGCCGGCGCGGGCATCGTGGCCGACTCGAACCCCGAACATGAATATGAAGAAACCTGCAACAAGGCGCGGGCGATGATGAAAGCGATCGAACTCGCCGAGCAGGGATTGGAATAG